A portion of the Sus scrofa isolate TJ Tabasco breed Duroc chromosome 5, Sscrofa11.1, whole genome shotgun sequence genome contains these proteins:
- the MIP gene encoding lens fiber major intrinsic protein isoform X1, protein MWELRSASFWRAIFAEFFATLFYVFFGLGASLRWTPGPLHVLQVALAFGLALATLVQAVGHISGAHVNPAVTFAFLVGSQMSLFRAFCYMAAQLLGAVAGAAVLYSVTPPAVRGNLALNTLHPGVSVGQATIVEIFLTLQFVLCIFATYDERRNGRLGSVALAVGFSLTLGHLFGMYYTGAGMNPARSFAPAILTRSFTNHWVYWVGPIIGAGLGSLLYDFLLFPRLKSVSERLSILKGARPSDSNGQPEGTGEPVELKTQAL, encoded by the exons ATGTGGGAACTGCGGTCAGCCTCCTTCTGGAGGGCCATATTTGCTGAGTTCTTTGCCACCCtcttctatgtcttctttgggctGGGGGCTTCACTGCGTTGGACCCCGGGACCACTTCATGTCTTACAGGTGGCTCTGGCCTTTGGCCTGGCCCTGGCTACCCTGGTGCAGGCTGTGGGCCACATCAGCGGAGCCCATGTCAACCCCGCCGTCACTTTCGCCTTCCTCGTGGGCTCCCAGATGTCTCTGTTCCGTGCCTTCTGCTACATGGCAGCCCAGCTCCTGGGAGCAGTGGCTGGAGCCGCTGTTCTGTACAGTGTTACCCCGCCTGCCGTCCGAGGAAACCTAGCACTTAATACG TTGCACCCTGGGGTGAGCGTGGGCCAGGCCACCATAGTGGAGATCTTCTTGACACTCCAGTTCGTGCTCTGCATCTTTGCCACGTACGATGAGAGGCGGAATGGCCGCCTGGGCTCCGTGGCCCTGGCTGTTGGCTTCTCCCTCACCCTGGGGCACCTCTTTGGG ATGTATTATACCGGTGCAGGCATGAACCCTGCCCGCTCCTTTGCTCCTGCCATTCTTACCAGAAGCTTCACCAACCACTGG GTGTACTGGGTGGGCCCAATCATTGGCGCGGGCCTGGGCAGTCTCCTTTACGACTTTCTCCTCTTCCCCCGGCTCAAGAGTGTTTCTGAGAGACTGTCTATTCTCAAGGGTGCCAGGCCCAGTGACTCCAATGGACAACCAGAGGGCACAGGGGAACCTGTTGAACTGAAGACCCAGGCACTGTAA
- the SPRYD4 gene encoding SPRY domain-containing protein 4, giving the protein MALPFARPLCLCRWGAKRLGIAAAETRRGVSFKLEEKTAHSSLALFKSDTGVKYGMVGLEPTKLALNVERFREWAVVLADTAITSGRHYWEVTVKRSQQFRIGVADVDMSRDSCIGVDDRSWVFTYAQRKWHTMLANEKAPIEGIGQPEKVGLLLEYEAQKLSLVDVNRVAVVHTLQTDFRGPVVPAFALWDGELLTHSGLEVPEGL; this is encoded by the exons ATGGCGCTGCCCTTTGCACGTCCACTGTGCCTGTGCCGCTGGGGAGCCAAAAGGTTAGGGATTGCTGCCGCGGAAACCCGCAGAG GCGTCAGTttcaaactggaagaaaagacagcccacagcaGCTTGGCCCTCTTCAAAAGTGACACAGGTGTCAAATATGGCATGGTGGGATTGGAGCCCACAAAATTGGCCCTGAATGTGGAGCGCTTCCGGGAGTGGGCAGTGGTGTTGGCAGACACAGCGATCACCAGTGGCAGACACTACTGGGAGGTGACAGTGAAGcgctcacagcaattccggataGGAGTGGCAGATGTGGACATGTCCCGGGATAGCTGCATCGGTGTTGACGACCGTTCCTGGGTGTTCACCTATGCCCAGCGCAAGTGGCACACCATGTTGGCCAACGAGAAGGCCCCTATTGAGGGCATTGGGCAGCCAGAGAAGGTGGGGCTGCTGCTGGAGTATGAGGCCCAGAAGCTGAGCCTGGTGGATGTGAACCGGGTTGCTGTGGTCCATACACTACAGACAGATTTCCGGGGTCCAGTGGTGCCTGCCTTTGCCCTTTGGGATGGAGAACTGCTGACTCACTCAGGGCTTGAGGTACCAGAAGGCCTCTAA
- the MIP gene encoding lens fiber major intrinsic protein isoform X2, translating into MQLFPRSLSCGLKGQAEDLEKEVALAFGLALATLVQAVGHISGAHVNPAVTFAFLVGSQMSLFRAFCYMAAQLLGAVAGAAVLYSVTPPAVRGNLALNTLHPGVSVGQATIVEIFLTLQFVLCIFATYDERRNGRLGSVALAVGFSLTLGHLFGMYYTGAGMNPARSFAPAILTRSFTNHWVYWVGPIIGAGLGSLLYDFLLFPRLKSVSERLSILKGARPSDSNGQPEGTGEPVELKTQAL; encoded by the exons ATGCAGCTTTTTCCCCGCTCTCTGTCTTGTGGTTTAAAAGGCCAGGCTGAGGATTTGGAAAAGGAG GTGGCTCTGGCCTTTGGCCTGGCCCTGGCTACCCTGGTGCAGGCTGTGGGCCACATCAGCGGAGCCCATGTCAACCCCGCCGTCACTTTCGCCTTCCTCGTGGGCTCCCAGATGTCTCTGTTCCGTGCCTTCTGCTACATGGCAGCCCAGCTCCTGGGAGCAGTGGCTGGAGCCGCTGTTCTGTACAGTGTTACCCCGCCTGCCGTCCGAGGAAACCTAGCACTTAATACG TTGCACCCTGGGGTGAGCGTGGGCCAGGCCACCATAGTGGAGATCTTCTTGACACTCCAGTTCGTGCTCTGCATCTTTGCCACGTACGATGAGAGGCGGAATGGCCGCCTGGGCTCCGTGGCCCTGGCTGTTGGCTTCTCCCTCACCCTGGGGCACCTCTTTGGG ATGTATTATACCGGTGCAGGCATGAACCCTGCCCGCTCCTTTGCTCCTGCCATTCTTACCAGAAGCTTCACCAACCACTGG GTGTACTGGGTGGGCCCAATCATTGGCGCGGGCCTGGGCAGTCTCCTTTACGACTTTCTCCTCTTCCCCCGGCTCAAGAGTGTTTCTGAGAGACTGTCTATTCTCAAGGGTGCCAGGCCCAGTGACTCCAATGGACAACCAGAGGGCACAGGGGAACCTGTTGAACTGAAGACCCAGGCACTGTAA